In Brienomyrus brachyistius isolate T26 chromosome 2, BBRACH_0.4, whole genome shotgun sequence, the genomic window AGCGGGAAAAGCAATTAATATAGAGAGAGCTGATTGGCTGCCAGCATTTGGACAGGGGCTGATTGGACGTCCTGTCTGCACAGTGTGCGAACATTAAGTGAACAGGCCACTACCTCATACGGTATCTCAGAGTCCTCAATGATGCCGCCCACCACCAGCAAACTGTCTGTGCTGATGTCCATGCCTGggtagccccactttacgtctTCCACCAAAACACAGTCCACGTACAGGGCGAGGCTTCCTGCAGACACGGCCACCGACACACGGTGCCATCGGCCATCTGACAGCACACGGACCGGGAACCTTACGGTACGTCAAACATGGAGAAGGTATCATGGAGCCTGGTGGACCACTGCCATCAAACAGTACATTCAGAAAAAGTAATGGAGTCCCTGCAGACAGTCACATTATAACACATATAGAAATATGCTTTATTGAAACAAAACCGGTATTTAATTACTGCACAAACAAGAGATGAAACAGGAACTTTCTAAATTCTCTTCAACAgcagaaaataaaggaaataaaacaagaaaattgTAAGTTAAAAAAGCAGGGTTCAATCATTAGAATGATATAGTGTGTTACCAAATATTAAAGCAATTGTACATACATTTCATATACTTTGTTGAACAGAAATTTCCTTTCAATCAATGATGTTTAAAGTGGACACAGGAGTGCAgtaaaaggggaggggggggatttaGGATGGTTCCAAGGGCTCCAGactgacaggggccctaaaataTTTCGAGCATGATATGCTTTCACAGAGGCCAACATTTCTGGCTGCTCCCTATATCATACAAATGAGTATGACATGCAGGGCAGGCGCCCTAAGCCCGAGGGAGGTTCCCTCCCAGACTTACTCGTAGAGCCGCTGCTGGGTGCTGATGAAAGTGAAGCTATGGCCGCTGAGGCGGATCTGCAGCAGGACGTGACTGTGGGGACTCTGCACGGACAGTAGGGCTCGCTCTTCCGGCTGGGAGCTGCGCAGCTGCATCAGCAGACTGAACTCATCGGCAAACCTGCGGAGACACGTGGCTCACAGAGGGGTCTTCGAGTCTCACTGACTGCGTGCAAACAGGACTAAACAACAAAATAAGTTACACAGTGGATCCTCCCAGCAGTGGTGTTTACCGCCACTCAAGCCACGCATATGCGTGAGATCCCTGAGGTTTGgatgccccctgttggccacaaacagtcactacactgaaTATTAACAGCTCGtgttccttatttaggagatgccgaagcagcatgttctgcttaTCAGCTACCTGGCTGTGGTCTTCTGACTCTGCTAACAAGctcttcattttgttttttaaacatcTGGAGGAGGTGTAGGGGCCCCTGAAGTGACAGGTGACTGGGGTCCCAGGAAACAACAAACCTGCCCCTGACTCTTCCTGCATGCACTGAAATACCTGGGTCCAAAAGCCTGGTGAGTTGGCAGAGTAAGA contains:
- the LOC125724053 gene encoding collagen alpha-1(V) chain-like; the protein is MRIRTAWVFLTTMLATVSAFTDAGQGDSAEMGSGMPVTEEIDLLEILSRHALNSTNVTVWTRPQECMDLQIGQYAALTLPTHQAFGPRFADEFSLLMQLRSSQPEERALLSVQSPHSHVLLQIRLSGHSFTFISTQQRLYEFPVRVLSDGRWHRVSVAVSAGSLALYVDCVLVEDVKWGYPGMDISTDSLLVVGGIIEDSEIPYEGDLRQMTFLMGDPNAARDHCTLHLPVCEHLGRPTPTAKTLHHLEV